Below is a window of Littorina saxatilis isolate snail1 linkage group LG2, US_GU_Lsax_2.0, whole genome shotgun sequence DNA.
GCACAGGGATGGCGCTCAACCCCTACAGAAGTACCTCCGCCTGGCAGATTGGCGACGTCTACTGGAGGCACGATCAACAGCCACCGCTTATTCCGCCGCTATGAATGACTTTGTAAGAGTCATGTTGTGTTACCGTAAAAAAAAAGCTGCTGTTGGGTCTCGTTTCTGAGAGCGGCCATCGAGGCCAGAAGAAAGAATGGTCAGTCTTTGACCTAGCTTTGAGTTGCACTGATGAAAAGGTTGAAAACCGTTGAGTCTGGAGTCTGTAGCCATGGCTGTAGAGAGGGTTATGCTCAATAGCTTCTGAGTCCAATCACGGACAGCACTAGAGAAGGGCATGCCATACATTGCGACCAGCAGTTGTCTCTTCAAGATGACCTAAATGTGTCACAGAAGAGTTTTTCTTGCGATATTGGGGAATGCTTCATTtggctattttttttttccaagtaACTGATGAGTCTGCTTATTACCCAAGCTTTTTTTAATGTTAAAAGTGGTTCTTTTATTCTGAAAACGTCAGGTTGCATAAAGTGTGCACTTGAATACAATACCTTTGCAgagcaaataaaacaaaactaagACAACCAGTTGATCGGAGAAACGATGCACAACAGACGCACGTGAAACTCTTCCTCTGTGCTTGCTATGAATTTACACACAGAGGCTGTTAGAAAAATACAACTCAAGTCATCTGCTCTGGTAATGAAAAGCTTGCTTGTTCATGATGAATTTCAAGGATGTTGTTCAGGCCATTGGCAGTCTGTGCAACATCAAAACTTACTTCAAATATCTCAAACTTTGCTGTCATTTCGGCAAAATTGCTAATATTTTTTAACTGTGTGGGAAAGGCGATAGCCAAGTACTACTGAAAACTTCTGAAAATTATCAATACTTTTATGGCCATTAAGGCAAATTTGCTGAAGAAAATAAAATCCTAGCAACATCCCGGGATGAATTTACATCAATATAGTTGTCCTACCAgctggtttgtttttgttgagaaTATGTACACCATCACACCAAAGTATATGCATTTCCCCAGTATAAAAAAAGTGGCACATTTGTGTCAAATCAAATGTGGCGAGTAAGATCCTTACTGGTGTTACAGGTTGGGATTTCCACGTTTCAGGATAAATGGGTTTAATTGTTGGTTATGCTTTATCAATGGAGGTGGAGAAACAATGGTTACCCTCTTTCAAGGAGCAGGTAGCAGaatgtacatacatgtacaggTATTGTGTAGTTTTTCACCAGCTATGTATCTGTAATATTCCCTAGCAGACCGATTTATGCCAAGTTCTTTATTGTACATCAATGATGTTTGCATTTCAAAGTATTGTCACATGTTCCCTTCACAGGGATATGCATGTTCACATATAGCGCACAAGCTTTTCAAGCAAAAATAAATTGGTGTGTGAATGTGCTTAACATTATTATTTTAGGAACATtgctttgttttcctttttatcATGTTTCTTTTCTTAAATACTCTGTCTCTTATGAATGCTATTTAATAATGCCTTACTGTATTTTCTGAGTAACTGTATAACAAATAAATTTAACATTTATCTTTTTACCAGCAAATGGGCTCTTTTTTTCAAGGTTTTGACTGATCCGCAAACTTATGTGGTTGTTCCCGGCATGATAAAGTAATCTTGGAATCTGTTTGTACATTCTAAGAGTGtgtacacaccccccccccccatttggaGCTGAAAATAATCCATTTGCAAATATGTATGGTTGAATCTAGTGTTCTTCCACAAGTCATTTCAGAAGTGGTTTAAGTAACTGGCAGTCTAAAGATCCAACTAGGAAGGGAAACAACCCAGTTTTGTGCATGCCAGTACCAACCACAAGTTGCTTACCACCCTTTAAGCATGCAAATATAACCAGCAGCTACAACTTCTCCCTCCCTTAAGTGTCTGGAAAATCAACAGGGCACAACAGTCAATTGTCAACCTGTGACTGACCAGCtgatcaaccaaccaacaaaccaaccaaacagAAGGCATATataatatactagatgaatacccgcttcgccgggtacggctttgtcgggaagaagttgagccgaatacccggctgtgccggggacccaccgcacgaaggaagggagataaacgcgcaaaacactggagaagagtacaaatagtataacgggaatatagattgagcgttgtcgacagtgaccttctaaaaatagaaacgggaatatggattgacgccacacgaaggaagggagataaacgctgaaaacactggagaagataaggaagagttactgggaatggatccagagaaaaaccaaaatcggttcagcgctgcgcgctgagagcacgtgttgaaatatctcatcgagcaggttgtgtccggggtgtagctgaatatgcccaccaaatttgaaacagatccatcgagaaccttgggcgtgcatcgcggacacacacacacacacacagacacaagtcgtatatatatatagatagaaggAAATGATACAAGCAAATAACCTACAAACATTCTTTCAAGCACCAAGATTAAAACTAACACAATACATTGTGTGAATTAATGACTGACAGATCTGAAAGAAATATTGAATCAACAATGACACTTTCACTCACTGGAGGTTTCTGACAGAATATTTCATTTACAAAAGAAGTAGTAGACAACACATGCACATAAACACTGCACATAAACACTGCACTTTTTCAGATCATTCCACCATCATAATTCCATAACTCAGGTAAGACTGCACTGGTGTTTCAGCAAAACAAACTGCACTTCTATGGGCCAAACAGTGAAGTCCTTTCTTACCCTCAtggcctagcattggaaaaagtgagttcagcttacaaataAGGCGGGGATTTTGAAGATTTGTTGGAGATTTGTTACctaaaatgacccccccccccccccccccccaaagaagattgagcaactaaattatgccatAGTCCATAGTCCGTATCGGCACATTACTTCTTCTGACTTGCCTTCGGAACGAAATccagccattcccacttccaggaatacctggattctttgtcactgaatggctgaccacgttcaacaatgtcgcttcgagacattatttcaagtctagagccacaaaacaccggcacaaagcatgcttgcgcgatgccagaggaagtacgtgctcaagcaaactgtcaaaccgattgagaattgaaccaaacggcgcacaaaacgaaagcgGGGACTGTctgggtttaccgtttgggaataacaggttttttgcatttcggcgtacaccaaatcgagttccgcgtactggagatgttatttcagcgtaaagtacgccgaacgtcttacaatgctaggccctgacaCTTCATTCACAAAATGCAATAATAACTCATACACATTGCATTGCACCATTGTCATTTGATGACTGGCAGggaaaagtttgcctcaataaaagcaagggtattcactctttcacaacccatacaaaccagacaAGAGTTATGTCCGGAATTCATCTATTACTTAGGGGGTCTTGAAGGGGAGGTGCCAATTTTATACTTTGAAAGCAGATGATTGAACTCACTTTCTTGGGCCCCAGTTCCACTGCCATAACCTGCATGAGGGAATCAACAGCTGCCTTGGTGGGGCAGTATGCTGCATGATCTGCCAGGCCGGCTTTAGCCGCTGTGCTGGAAATGTGCACTATGGATCCTCCTGTGCCCTTGTCTACCATTGCATGTGACACCACCTGCCATGGGAAAGAAACGGGAGAAGGAAGAGGTTAATGGAGCATGTGaaaacagggccggacccagggggggggttccaggggttccggaaccccacccctggaaaaagcatgtaccttgctttgagtgtgttttttttttactagttttagcaccaaaacaatgctgctcttaaccctcaaaacaaggcccagaatgcaccagattgcacagattttaaccgtttttcaaaaattttccgggggagcatgcccccggacccccctagttcgcgcgcctgctgctttgcaggcgcgcacttgtggcttcgccactttgctgatttgcccccccaaaaaaggaggaaccccccccttacaactcatttggtccggccctggaacAGGACTGTTTTTGCTGTAAGAGTCTCTCTCATTCCCAAAATACAAGCATGAATTCTATGGCTGCAGAAATTGTTTAACTTGTGGAATTATTAAATGGCACATTCATAGTACAAGATAAAATTTAGAAACAACTTTCATCCATCATGGCtactcacaacaacaacaacaaaaaacaagtcgcgtaaggcgaaaatacaatatttagtcaagtagctgtcgaactcacagaatgaaactgaacgcaatgcaacgcagcaagaccgtatactcgtggtccatcgctcacggcataggcagtgaaattgacaagaagagcggggtagtggttacgctatgctgcatagcacgcttttctgtacctctcttcgttttaactttctgagcgtgtttttaatccaaacatatcatatctatatgtttttggaatcaggaaccgacaaggaataagatgaaagtgtttttaaaacgatttcgaaaaaaaaattttgataataatttttatatatttaattttcagagcttgtttttaatccgaatataacatatttatatgttttttgaatcagcaaatgatggagaataagataaacgtaaatttggatcgttttataaatttttatttttttttacaattttccgatttttaatgaccaaagtcattaattaatttttaagccaccaagctgaaatgcaataccgaaccccgggcttcgtcgaagattacttgaccaaaatttgaaccaatttggttgaaaaatgagggcgtgacagtgccgcctcaactttcacgaaaagccggatatgacgtcatcaaagacatttatcaaaaaaatgaaaaaaacgttcggggatttcatacccaggaactctcatgtcaaatttcataaagatcggtccagtagtttagtctgaatcgctctacacacacacacacacgcacacacacacacacatacaccacgaccctcgtttcgattccccctcgatgttaaaatatttagtcaaaacttgactaaatataacaacaacaacaacaacaacaacaacaacaacaacaacaacaacacctgaaTGTATAGAGTTTCAGTCATTCATTTTCCTCAAATGTCTATCTACAGCTCTGAATCTGCTATTAATTAACTCTAGGTCATTACGCCTGAACCGAAACAGGAACTTTATAAGGATGACTGCATGGCCAACAAAGATATCTTTCTTCTAAAATTTAAAGTTAGACAGTTAATTGTTCCGCCTATTTCATTCAAAGTCAATTTTTCTGCCTATTTCCTAAGATATTTGTTGTGATGTAAATTTTAAAAAGAATAGTCTATCAAGTAGACTGTGacattaaaggcatactaacgcactcccgtgtttacaaagtgtagtttgcccacaatcgatgtcaaacgcaccataagaccatataatgacgatacgtcaccatgcgcggaccataatacatgcattacagcttgttctagcctctgaaaaagtgaggatgtcaacaaagccacggtgttctctcccttgcatcaacgttacatgtgttgccaaatctataaataggacgatccagatcaaaatgaaaattcaaatatctcaacatttaaggggtcctagaccacaatattttgcagggaacttaatttagtctgtctccagctgttggtaaagcaattagcgtgtatagtcatcgagtacatatggctttaagcatTCTTGCAAATACACATCAATGAACACGCGCAAAACAACTTACCTGGGATACATTGAAGACGCTTTTAAAGTTGGTGTCAAAAACACtgaaaaaaaatttgtttgggTTGAATGTACAGATACAATTGAATGGCCAAAATGATCACAGCAAtgcaacacacacagatacacatgcAAAGACacctacaaacaaaacaagaacagcaaAAACCAACAAGCTCAAAGaacatggttggttggtgggaagtgttttctgttattgtttatttaaaaaaaaaaatgaagacgTGCATTTTAGCTGAGGGAAGCCATTGTGATGTGATTTCAAGGGAGTTTAATGCTATTGCTGGATTTTCCTCActtgattacttcccttggattgAATCCTGCAGGCTTCATTTGTATGGAGTGCCCAATGTGTAATTGTCTGCCTTACTTTTAAATGGCACAGTGTAAAATGTTAAGGGTTGGCGGACAAAAACAAGGTCAGTTGGGTTACACTAATACAACACATTTTTGTTGTGTGGTAATAATTCTTaatcaaaacaaaatattctGCAACGAAACCAGCATATCAAGAAagtaacaaaaaacacacacacacacaccactgcaGGTATAAAGATTATCAATTATCTCAACACTTACTAATCCAGATCCTCTTCCATAAAGTCCAGAAAGGGTCCACATCTGCTCACTCCAGCATTGTTGACAAGTAGGTCAAAGTGACCCAGTTTGCCAATGGCCTCCTTTGTTTTTTTCCATTCGCTGAGATCCTGAGCTACTGCTTCCAGACCAGgacacttggattaaaaaagtGATGAATTATGTGTTTGTATACTGTCAAACTTACAGCAAGACAtgaacacagacatacagatacaAATAGACAATACAAATGGACagtcaaaaaaaaaccaaacagatcgacagacagacagaaacacacatacacaaacgctCGCGCACACAGGCTATAATAAGACCTGCAGTTACACATACATCAAAAATAAACATGAGCACAGTCTTGCTGAGTTATAATAAAATACTCTCAGTCTTATATATTGGACTGCTAACATAAATGAAATGGGTCCCAGGGTACTTCAAGTATAAAGTAATGTTTACATAAGGCCAGCACCCAGTTATATATTACATCTCCATTCCTTGCTCCCCTGACCCCACCCAATGTTTCTAAGGCAGTATGGTGAAACCTCTGCTGGTTTTGAAACCCTATGATTAAAGACTTCCTAACCTCTATTCATCCACTTCTCTTCTGAACACTAACTCTCTCAGACTTTGTCTTTGTGGATCTTTTCACACAGGGGAACATGACAGAGTTACTCTCTTGAGAATACATACCTCTGCCTTGAGTGAGTCAAGGTCTGCTTGTGAACGACTGACAGCAACAACATTGGCCTTTCCTTTgtgcagtgccttggcaatgTCTCGACCAATTCcttgaacaaaacaacacaatcaaaacCCCACTGATAATTCAGTAGGTTTGTTATAAGTTGGTAGCTGCAGAAATTGAAACAACATTAACTGTAAAATAACCTTACTGCTACAATATTCACCTCACAAATGTACATctgcatttctctctctctctcccccatctaACTATCCCCCTCACAGACATGTGAGACATTGCTGTTCTTAAGAgtttacacaacacacacacagagcagacAGGCTCAGGCACTGAACATGTCCATGACCTCCATTTTTGACTGGGTAAATAGGCATATATAGGTCAGTTGATAACACAGCTACAGCAATTTTAAGAGCCTAAACAGTTGAATCTCAAGTAATCATGTCTCATACTATATCACTCTAAAATCTTGGGCGTATACTGAGCACTTGCCTGCTCAAATGCACAAAATTATCATACCCTCAAATATATCATGATCACATGCTTCTATGCATTTTGAACACATTCTGGGTCATACGTTTGCAATGAATAACAGAACTTCGTCTGCTGCTACTGGGGGATGACGTGGAATATGTCGACTATCAACTTCGGATCACGCataaaatggaagcaaatcataaCCATCAGAAACGGGAACTCAGTTTTACCCTTTCCAGCTCCTGTCACCAATGCTCTCTTTCCCTGAAAACAAAAAGCCATGACTGGAGCAAAACGTAGGCTCAGCTGGATTTCGTTGCAGACAGAAAGCAGCAGGTTCGAGCACTCCTTTCTTGTTGTGCGAGAGTTACCTTTTCCTGTGCGATAcgttttcacgagaaaaaaagGCTTAGCCTTCAATTAGAAATGCAAGAAtgttcagaaaaaaatgataTGATAAGCCCTTAATTTCAAAAGAAGAGTTAGCAAATAGGTCTTGGAACTATGTCTGATTAATCAAAATTTCGGTACTCAAGCTTTCGTTTTCTTTCCAATCTGTAAAGTCCTTCGAACTAACTTCCGCTCACAACGACCTGTCATGGCGACGGTGGGTCACAACACCGTGTCAGCTTGAATCATGCGGTGTGTGCAATCAGTACACTGTTAAACCATTCTTGAAAGTGATTTTTGCAGACACATATGCAAAGAATAACTATGGAGTGCTGCTCGACCAGGTGACCTTTCGATTTATTTTTTCATAAAGATGTTTTCCCAGTAAGATGCCTCTACCACGGGCCACGGGGGGTCAGGCATTCGCGTGTCACTGTCAATGACTTATATGAGTTGATCTGTTCACGCAGGGGACTCAGCCTGCTTATGGCTTGCTCTAATAGTAAATTTCGCACGTGCACCGATAAAATGAACAAATAAAACGACAAGAAAAGTACAAAATCGTTGAAGTGCGCTTATACTTACTGCTGTGAAACATGCAGTGTTGTTTCCATCCTAGGCGGACAAGAGGTCAGCTTGACCTGGACTGAAACTATGTATAGGCCCAGATGTGCCAGCTACGGACAAGtacagtggcctagtggataagatgcCGGCCTCCCATGTGGAAGGTtgcgggttcgaatcctggccgtGCACGGTTGATTATGGATGGTGATTTTTTTtacctcccaggtcaacttatgtgcagacctgataGTGACTTATTCCCCTTCGTGGGTACACGCAAGCGCATTataaagatcctgtaaaccatgaCAGAGTTCaatgggttatagaaactcgaaaatacccagcatgcttcccccgaaagcagcgtatggctgcctgaatggcggggtaaaaacggtcatacacgtattACTATTAGAATGTGAGAGTTGCAACCcatgaacaaaagaaaaagaagagtcccagtttgaaaaaaaaaaagctcagtCAGAAGAGCTCTTATCTATATCAAAACTATTGGACAGTCGACCGGCCAGGGGTCACAACAATGCGTCAAATCAAAAAAAGTATGTATCAATGACCTAAGACTGAGGCCTGAGAACAATGAACATGCACCATAGCAATTTTAGGtttggaaagaaaaagagaacaaaGCAAAGAAAAGTATAAAGAGTAAAATATCAAAGTCGTTACTTGAAATAAGAGTGgttttattggctcacgtaagtgtagcctatgcgatcataactttgtctgtctgtgcgtttgtgtgtttgtgcgtgcgtgtgtgtgtatgtctgtggtagaaactctaacatttgaagacgtcacattacattgacgtcacattatgacgtaagagggttagacgtcacgcgaaggaagtactgaaagtctcggtcattattattttgagcgcgccgagactagttggcagtcgtgtcctgtaagtaggctacatgcagacagacagatctagatctagtgtctcgctttcttgcacagtttcacctatgctctttctgtgtgtgtgtgtgtgtgtgtgtgtgtgtgtgtgtgtgtgtgtatgtgtgacggagtgattgagtttgtgttactgtttgtcgatttcttacgtgagccttgatggcttcgcctcttgttaatgTGTTGATGAGTACAACACGATTTTAGAAGCTTGCTTTCTTCAATCAGAAGCAGGAGCCAGTGGCAGGTATGGTTATGCAGAAGTAACATTGACACTAGTCAGGTTTACGAAGTCTCCCAAATTATGTTACATTATAATTAAACTTTTTTgacattataatttatatataATTGTagatgagttgttctttgctattgGTGACCAAACAGTGGAAACTTACTGAAATTTTCAAAATGCAGCTACAACCTGGAAAATACTATTCCTGTCAAGTGGAGCCCTTGTATTATTTGAGTCTAAAAAGAAAATGTCAGGAACTTTTATGGTTCGGACAAAAAAGCAGACTGACTGGTGGGGGTCACAATGGAGTAACCTGCAGTACTTTGTGACACCAAATTTACACAGCATATCTATTAACTAATTCTGTGAAACAATTTGAGTAAACTCCATGAAAACAGAGTGTTTGCTGTTAGTTTGTCATGTATTGAAGAATTTTTGATGTACAGTTTAGTGTTGTTAGGTTCAGTAATTTTGTGACACCGTTTGCAGGTTACCTTGTAGTTTGATCTTTTTGTGGCAACACAACTGCTTACAGCAGGGCAGGGATATTTTGGTCAGTGATTGTTTAAAAGGGTGTAACTTGGAATACCTACAGATTATTAGAATCAAATGCAAACTACTGCTCAAATGTATCAAAACAGAAAGAGGTAACCTGCAAATCACGCGACACCAAATTGCCAATACTTGTGCATGTATTACGCTGTACTGGTGCAATCAATCAAATTATGCTACAAATGAATGTTATAAAGGAGACAATAccaacacaaacagttctgcaactgtaTTGCCAAAAAACAGCGAAGAGTGCCACCTAAACTTCGCAGAACTATTATCTGTGGTCACCTGCGTACGAATGAAACCATTCGAGAATGGCCGGTCGCTGCATAGCTCCCGATAATTTTTAAGTCCTGTGCTCTAAAATAACCATACTATCAACTTTAACATCAATAATTTTACGAAGTAAGCATTAAGGAAACTTGTGCAACTTACCTGCACTTTCAGTTTTCGCAAAATCAATGCGATACGGTTGATTTTCAGGACGAAACCGCGGTGGCACAGAGACATTTCGCGTGAAAGTAACCTGCGAACAGAGTTACCTCGCTTCTGTGACACGTCATCAATTTTGCCGTACACAAACTTTTCTATGTAGTACACAAAGCTCGGGACATCATCACTATTTGTGTGTTTACCCTGCCGTCTTCCGGACTGAGGCCGCACGAGAACAATCCATGCTCAACTGCGCGAGCGAAGAAATGAAAATCGGGGTAACCTGGCGAACATTTGTGACGGCAGATACGAAAGTCACCGTTGCGAGGTACACGGATGTATATTCACGCGACCAAATATCTTCATCTATCGATAATGATGCCatgatttgaaaataaaaatgtgtgtttgcCTTCCTGGCGCTCAGGCCGGCAAATTGTCTTTCTTCAGTGGATCGGATTTGTGACGCCGCGCATTCGAAGGTTACCAGTTTTTTATCGGACGCAGCACGCGAGCAGGAGAGGGTCAGTTGTCCAAATAAGATTTTGTGCAGTTTAATCCAAGTATAAGTTATCGTTGAATGATAACAGTTATCCTTTCTAGAGCAGCTGTCGGTTTGAAATGTGTTGTGAACATGGCAGGGGTCTGTCATTCCACgttttggccgccattttgtgaacaaaaaacgaaaacaagcaGGAATAAGTGCTACTTCTGTCATATTATTTTCCTTCATGGTGATTTTGTTGATACTGCTACATCAGTAGAATGCAGTAATTATCTTATTTTGTCACCATCATTCCCCGTAATT
It encodes the following:
- the LOC138958442 gene encoding L-xylulose reductase-like; its protein translation is MAFCFQGKRALVTGAGKGIGRDIAKALHKGKANVVAVSRSQADLDSLKAECPGLEAVAQDLSEWKKTKEAIGKLGHFDLLVNNAGVSRCGPFLDFMEEDLDYVFDTNFKSVFNVSQVVSHAMVDKGTGGSIVHISSTAAKAGLADHAAYCPTKAAVDSLMQVMAVELGPKKIRVNCVNPTVVMTKMGREAWSDPVKAGPLLSRIPLGKFVEIEDVTNAVLFLLSDQAAMVNGTTLVVDGGLLCN